Proteins from a single region of Caloramator sp. E03:
- a CDS encoding glycosyltransferase family 4 protein, with protein sequence MIRYGGIFILSALLSFLITPLVKKFAININAIDVPKDDRRIHKTPIPRMGGLAIFLSFVISALCFSRFNKSVIGIVLGSLLLVIGGMIDDIRPVKPLQKLAFQVLAAFLLIAFGINVSCITVPFLPGDGYIYIGYFGIPITILWVVGITNAINLIDGLDGLACGICFISSLTLFGVSLISGRYIAVLLTAALAGSCIGFLPYNFNPAKIFMGDTGSQFLGFALAAISIQGAIKSAAAVVVAVPILALGIPIYDTLFAMIRRKINNKPIMEADRGHLHHRLLDMGFSQRQVVFIMYSISVILGTTALLAMMLTAKKSFALLIVVCSITLAFGIEIGLFSRKSKN encoded by the coding sequence ATGATAAGGTACGGGGGAATATTTATTTTGTCAGCTCTCCTCTCCTTTTTAATTACTCCATTAGTTAAAAAGTTTGCGATAAATATAAATGCTATTGATGTTCCAAAGGATGATAGAAGGATTCACAAGACTCCTATACCAAGGATGGGAGGACTTGCAATATTTTTATCCTTTGTGATTTCAGCCCTTTGTTTTTCAAGGTTTAATAAAAGTGTTATAGGTATTGTTTTAGGAAGTTTACTTTTAGTAATCGGAGGAATGATTGATGATATAAGACCTGTAAAGCCATTGCAAAAGTTAGCCTTTCAAGTTTTAGCAGCTTTTTTACTTATAGCCTTTGGAATTAACGTAAGCTGTATTACGGTTCCCTTTTTACCTGGAGATGGATATATCTATATAGGATATTTTGGAATACCTATAACTATATTATGGGTTGTTGGAATCACTAATGCAATTAATCTTATTGATGGGCTTGACGGATTAGCTTGTGGTATATGCTTTATATCTTCTCTTACTTTGTTTGGGGTTTCATTAATAAGTGGTAGATATATTGCGGTTTTACTTACAGCAGCTCTTGCTGGAAGTTGCATTGGTTTTTTGCCATATAACTTTAATCCTGCAAAAATATTCATGGGAGACACAGGTTCTCAGTTTTTAGGATTTGCCCTTGCTGCAATATCTATACAAGGGGCTATTAAATCTGCAGCAGCAGTTGTTGTTGCAGTTCCAATTTTAGCTCTTGGTATTCCTATATATGATACATTGTTTGCTATGATAAGAAGAAAAATAAATAATAAGCCTATTATGGAGGCAGATAGAGGGCATTTACATCATAGACTTCTTGATATGGGCTTTAGTCAAAGACAAGTTGTATTTATAATGTATTCGATAAGTGTTATACTTGGTACTACTGCTCTACTTGCTATGATGCTTACTGCAAAAAAATCCTTTGCTCTTTTGATTGTAGTATGTTCAATAACCCTTGCTTTTGGAATTGAAATAGGACTTTTTAGCAGAAAAAGTAAGAATTGA
- a CDS encoding deoxycytidylate deaminase — translation MRPSWDEYFMEIAELVKKRSTCLRRQVGAVIVKDNRILTTGYNGVPPKMKHCEEIGCLRQKLNVPSGERHELCRALHAEQNAIIQAAKYGISVEDSTIYVTAQPCVICAKILIASGIKRIVFKGDYPDELSQSMLNESGIKIEKL, via the coding sequence ATGAGACCATCTTGGGATGAATATTTTATGGAAATTGCAGAACTTGTAAAAAAAAGGTCAACATGCTTAAGAAGGCAAGTTGGAGCTGTAATAGTAAAGGATAATAGAATTTTAACAACAGGATATAATGGTGTTCCTCCCAAAATGAAACATTGTGAGGAGATAGGCTGTTTAAGGCAAAAGCTTAATGTTCCTTCAGGAGAAAGGCATGAGCTTTGTAGAGCACTTCATGCAGAACAAAATGCAATCATTCAGGCAGCAAAATATGGAATATCCGTTGAAGATTCTACTATTTATGTTACAGCCCAGCCCTGTGTTATATGTGCCAAAATACTTATAGCATCGGGAATAAAAAGAATAGTATTTAAAGGTGATTATCCTGATGAGCTCTCTCAAAGTATGCTTAATGAGTCAGGAATTAAGATTGAAAAGCTGTGA
- the upp gene encoding uracil phosphoribosyltransferase translates to MDEKVTVISHPLIQHKLAIIRDKNTGSKDFRELLSEVAMLMCYEVTRNFQLEDVEIETPICKMTAKMLTGKKVAIVPILRAGLGMVDGMLKLIPAAKVGHIGLYRDPETLKPVEYYCKLPLDIEEREVIITDPMLATGGSAVDAITLLKEKGAKNIKLMCLISAPEGIKAVREMHPDVEIFVAHIDEKLNDHGYIVPGLGDAGDRIFGTK, encoded by the coding sequence GTGGACGAGAAAGTAACTGTTATCAGCCATCCACTTATTCAGCATAAGCTTGCGATAATAAGGGATAAAAATACAGGTTCAAAGGATTTTAGGGAACTCCTATCTGAAGTTGCTATGCTCATGTGCTATGAGGTTACAAGAAATTTTCAGCTTGAGGATGTTGAAATTGAAACTCCTATATGTAAAATGACTGCAAAGATGTTGACAGGTAAGAAGGTTGCAATAGTTCCGATACTAAGAGCGGGACTTGGAATGGTTGATGGTATGTTAAAGCTTATACCTGCAGCAAAAGTTGGTCATATAGGATTATACAGGGATCCTGAAACATTAAAACCTGTTGAATATTACTGTAAACTTCCTTTGGATATTGAAGAAAGAGAAGTTATTATAACTGATCCAATGCTTGCAACAGGAGGTTCTGCTGTTGATGCAATAACATTATTAAAGGAAAAGGGAGCTAAAAATATAAAGCTTATGTGCTTAATTTCTGCACCAGAGGGAATAAAGGCTGTTAGGGAAATGCATCCTGACGTTGAAATATTCGTTGCTCATATAGATGAAAAGCTTAATGATCATGGATATATAGTTCCCGGTCTTGGTGATGCAGGAGATAGAATATTTGGTACAAAGTAG
- a CDS encoding low molecular weight protein arginine phosphatase, which yields MKLLFVCTGNTCRSCMAEAIAKSEAEKLNIDIEISSAGVHAFKGDGASKNAVIVMQEMGIDLSCHIARPVTKQIIEDSDLILTMTNSHKDMLLSIFPSSEGKVFTIMEYAGLDGDVVDPFGGDVEIYRNCAKQLKYLIDRILDKIRKDRAL from the coding sequence ATGAAGCTGCTTTTTGTATGCACAGGAAACACATGTAGAAGCTGTATGGCTGAGGCAATAGCTAAAAGTGAGGCTGAAAAGTTAAATATAGATATTGAAATATCTTCAGCTGGGGTTCATGCCTTTAAAGGGGATGGTGCATCAAAAAATGCTGTTATTGTTATGCAAGAGATGGGGATTGATTTATCCTGTCATATTGCAAGACCTGTTACAAAGCAGATTATAGAAGATAGCGATTTAATTCTTACAATGACAAATTCCCATAAGGATATGCTTTTATCGATCTTCCCTTCATCTGAAGGGAAAGTATTTACAATTATGGAATACGCAGGATTGGATGGAGATGTAGTTGATCCCTTTGGAGGAGATGTTGAAATTTATAGAAACTGTGCCAAGCAGCTTAAGTATTTAATTGATAGAATATTGGATAAAATAAGGAAAGATAGGGCACTTTAA
- a CDS encoding L-threonylcarbamoyladenylate synthase yields METKVYYIDEKDDKKIKEASRIIKAGGTVVFPTETVYGLGANALDEDACKKIFLAKGRPQDNPLIVHVADFDISKYVKYIPEKAKILMENFWPGPLTIIMPKSDTIPYMVTAGLENVAIRMPLNKIARKLISYSGVPIAAPSANISGRPSPTTIEHCIEDLNGKVDMIIGGEKCEVGLESTVVDVSDGEVIILRPGAITKEMMEEVIGNVFIDPAVLDKLKDDEKPRAPGMKYRHYAPSAPLTIVCGDINRVIEYINSKTLENNMKGIKTGILATDETVNEYKGSLKISLGSRKKPGIIAANLFDCLREFDKIDVDIIYAEGFGEEGINLAIMNRLKKAAGYNIVKV; encoded by the coding sequence ATGGAAACAAAGGTTTATTATATAGATGAGAAGGATGATAAAAAAATAAAAGAAGCTTCAAGAATAATAAAAGCTGGTGGAACGGTAGTATTTCCAACAGAAACTGTTTATGGACTTGGGGCAAACGCTCTTGATGAAGATGCATGTAAAAAAATATTTTTAGCAAAGGGAAGGCCCCAAGATAATCCTCTTATTGTTCATGTTGCCGATTTTGATATTTCAAAGTATGTAAAGTATATACCTGAAAAAGCTAAAATTCTTATGGAAAACTTTTGGCCAGGACCTCTTACAATTATAATGCCAAAATCTGATACAATTCCTTATATGGTAACAGCAGGGCTTGAAAATGTGGCCATAAGAATGCCTTTAAATAAAATTGCAAGAAAGCTTATATCCTATAGTGGCGTTCCTATTGCAGCACCAAGTGCAAACATATCAGGAAGGCCAAGCCCCACAACTATCGAACATTGCATAGAGGATTTAAATGGAAAGGTCGATATGATAATAGGGGGAGAAAAGTGTGAAGTAGGTCTTGAATCTACGGTAGTAGATGTAAGCGATGGAGAAGTTATAATACTAAGGCCTGGAGCCATAACAAAGGAGATGATGGAAGAGGTTATTGGAAATGTTTTTATAGATCCTGCAGTACTTGATAAGCTAAAGGATGATGAAAAGCCAAGAGCACCAGGCATGAAATATAGGCATTATGCACCATCGGCTCCACTTACTATTGTTTGTGGGGATATAAATAGAGTAATAGAATATATAAACAGTAAAACTCTTGAAAATAACATGAAAGGTATTAAGACAGGAATTTTAGCAACAGATGAAACTGTGAATGAATATAAAGGTAGTTTAAAAATTTCACTTGGAAGCAGGAAAAAACCTGGCATTATTGCTGCAAATTTATTTGATTGTTTAAGAGAATTTGATAAAATAGATGTAGATATTATATATGCAGAAGGTTTTGGCGAAGAAGGGATTAATCTTGCTATAATGAATAGGCTAAAAAAAGCTGCTGGATATAATATAGTTAAAGTTTAG
- a CDS encoding ZIP family metal transporter, with product MNNILYVTFIATFICGVGTGLGAVLVTLFKKSSTLLMSMIMGIAGGIMLSVVTFDLIPEAILMGGMNTTLVGIFIGVTFVVILDLTLPNSHIMKKYGSTVKTALLLGLGLAAHNFPEGLAIGSGFMGGKTLGIKLAIVIGLHDIPEGAAVASPLLKSRLSRIKIILLTALTALPTSIGAYVGAFLGEISKTFITICLGFAGGTMLYIVCGELIPESKDLFKGVFSTLSIIVGVVIGILITMTM from the coding sequence TTGAATAATATTTTATATGTAACATTTATTGCAACGTTTATTTGTGGCGTTGGAACAGGGCTTGGGGCTGTTTTGGTTACTCTTTTTAAAAAATCAAGTACTCTGTTAATGTCTATGATAATGGGTATTGCAGGGGGCATTATGCTTTCTGTTGTAACCTTTGATCTTATTCCAGAGGCTATACTTATGGGAGGAATGAATACAACTCTTGTTGGAATATTTATAGGAGTGACATTTGTTGTTATACTTGATTTAACTCTTCCTAATAGTCATATTATGAAAAAGTACGGCAGCACAGTTAAAACTGCTCTACTTTTAGGACTTGGACTTGCAGCCCATAACTTTCCAGAGGGCCTTGCAATAGGTTCTGGGTTTATGGGAGGAAAAACCCTTGGTATTAAGCTTGCAATTGTTATAGGCCTTCATGATATACCAGAAGGTGCTGCAGTTGCATCACCTCTTTTAAAGAGCAGGCTGTCAAGGATTAAGATTATACTCTTAACGGCTTTAACAGCTCTTCCAACATCAATTGGTGCTTATGTAGGTGCTTTTTTAGGAGAAATATCAAAAACGTTTATAACTATTTGCCTTGGATTTGCAGGAGGTACAATGCTTTATATAGTTTGTGGAGAACTTATACCAGAGAGTAAGGATTTGTTTAAAGGAGTGTTTTCTACATTATCAATTATAGTAGGAGTTGTAATTGGCATACTAATTACAATGACGATGTAA
- the prfA gene encoding peptide chain release factor 1, which produces MLDKLDFIEGKYDELSKKISDPEVISDPQLFQKYCKEHNSLEEIVMAYREYKNVIKRIEEDKELLNDKEMKELVEEELKELEEAKVKLEGELKVLLLPKDPNDEKNVFIEIRGGTGGEEAALFAGDLFRMYTRYAERHNWKVEIMSSNPTDLGGFKEVIFMVKGKGAYSRLKYESGVHRVQRVPETEAGGRIHTSASTVAVLPEAEDVEIEINPNDLRIDVYRASGHGGQCVNTTDSAVRITHIPTGLVVTCQDEKSQLKNKEKAMKVLKARLYEMEMEKQRAEIAQERKSQVGSGDRSERIRTYNFPQGRVTDHRIGLTLYRLEAFLDGDMDEVIDALITADQAEKLKELGE; this is translated from the coding sequence ATGCTTGATAAATTAGATTTTATAGAAGGAAAATATGATGAGCTTTCAAAGAAAATAAGTGATCCTGAAGTTATTTCAGATCCTCAGCTATTTCAAAAATATTGTAAGGAACATAACTCCCTTGAAGAGATAGTTATGGCCTATAGGGAGTATAAGAATGTTATAAAAAGAATAGAAGAGGATAAGGAGCTTTTAAACGATAAAGAAATGAAGGAGCTTGTTGAAGAGGAACTTAAGGAGCTTGAAGAAGCTAAAGTTAAACTTGAAGGTGAACTTAAAGTTCTACTGCTGCCTAAGGATCCTAACGATGAAAAGAACGTATTTATTGAAATTAGAGGAGGCACAGGAGGAGAAGAGGCAGCTCTCTTTGCAGGGGATTTATTTAGAATGTATACAAGGTATGCAGAACGACACAACTGGAAGGTTGAAATAATGTCTTCAAATCCAACGGATCTTGGTGGCTTTAAGGAAGTAATATTTATGGTAAAGGGTAAAGGAGCCTATAGCAGACTAAAGTATGAAAGTGGAGTTCACAGAGTTCAAAGGGTTCCAGAAACTGAAGCAGGAGGAAGAATTCATACTTCAGCTTCAACTGTTGCTGTTCTTCCAGAAGCTGAGGACGTTGAGATTGAAATAAATCCAAATGATTTAAGAATAGACGTTTACAGAGCATCTGGTCATGGAGGTCAGTGTGTTAACACTACTGACTCGGCTGTTAGAATTACCCATATTCCAACAGGACTTGTTGTTACATGCCAGGATGAAAAATCCCAGCTTAAGAATAAGGAAAAGGCTATGAAGGTTTTAAAGGCAAGACTTTATGAGATGGAAATGGAAAAACAAAGGGCTGAAATAGCACAGGAGAGAAAAAGCCAGGTTGGTAGTGGTGACAGAAGTGAGAGAATTAGAACATACAATTTTCCACAGGGAAGGGTAACAGACCATAGAATAGGCCTTACCCTATACAGGCTTGAAGCTTTCCTTGACGGGGATATGGACGAGGTAATAGATGCACTAATTACAGCAGATCAGGCAGAAAAATTAAAAGAATTAGGAGAATAA
- a CDS encoding chromate transporter: protein MLIIKLFIIFAKIGAFSIGGGYAMLPFIQREIIDKNHYLNLKEFSDILAISQMTPGPIAINSATFVGYKISGFIGSVAATLGIVLPSFLMIILIATFFVKFYDKKEVKAAFLGIRPAVLGLLLAAAYSVTKSNVLDLKSLFIFIFSFGILFIKKMDPILVLIISAVLGIIFY from the coding sequence ATGCTAATAATTAAGCTTTTTATTATATTTGCAAAGATAGGAGCTTTTTCTATAGGAGGAGGCTATGCAATGCTTCCCTTTATTCAAAGGGAGATAATTGATAAAAACCATTACTTAAATCTAAAAGAGTTTTCAGATATACTTGCAATATCCCAAATGACTCCAGGGCCTATTGCAATAAACTCTGCAACTTTTGTAGGCTATAAAATTTCAGGATTTATAGGGAGTGTAGCTGCAACCTTAGGAATAGTATTGCCTTCTTTTTTGATGATAATTTTAATTGCAACTTTTTTTGTAAAGTTTTATGACAAAAAAGAAGTTAAAGCTGCTTTTTTAGGTATTAGGCCTGCGGTTTTAGGATTGCTATTGGCAGCAGCCTATTCGGTTACTAAAAGTAATGTACTAGATTTAAAAAGTCTTTTTATCTTTATATTTTCCTTTGGAATATTGTTTATAAAGAAGATGGATCCTATATTAGTTCTTATAATTTCAGCAGTTCTTGGAATAATTTTTTATTGA
- a CDS encoding chromate transporter gives MLLDLFYVFAKIGAFTLGGGYAMVPLIQSEVVDKKRWIEKDEFIDILAVSQSTPGALAINMATFIGYRKKGVLGSVFATLGCVAPSFFSILIIAIFFTRFMGLKIVERAFCGIRPAVAALISFSVYKIGKSSNIKSYWYVITLAAFVLTFFIKIDPILIILFSAVTGIIVSRVRGNKDANN, from the coding sequence ATGCTTTTAGATTTATTTTATGTATTTGCAAAGATAGGTGCTTTTACATTAGGGGGAGGATATGCTATGGTCCCCCTGATTCAGTCTGAGGTCGTTGATAAGAAAAGGTGGATAGAAAAAGATGAGTTTATTGACATACTTGCAGTTTCACAATCAACTCCAGGAGCTTTAGCTATTAACATGGCAACTTTTATAGGATATAGAAAAAAGGGGGTCTTAGGTTCAGTCTTTGCAACATTAGGATGTGTTGCACCCTCCTTTTTTTCAATACTCATTATAGCTATTTTCTTTACAAGATTTATGGGCCTCAAAATAGTAGAAAGAGCATTTTGTGGCATACGTCCAGCTGTTGCAGCCCTTATTTCTTTTTCTGTATATAAAATCGGAAAGAGTAGTAATATAAAATCATACTGGTATGTTATTACATTAGCTGCTTTTGTCCTTACTTTCTTTATAAAAATTGATCCTATACTTATAATATTATTTTCAGCAGTGACAGGGATTATAGTTTCAAGGGTAAGGGGGAATAAGGATGCTAATAATTAA
- the prmC gene encoding peptide chain release factor N(5)-glutamine methyltransferase — MKVYEALNLAKRMLDNSSTPQLDAEVLLSNLLEKDRVYLYINRDKELSEDVLNKFLSKIERRKKGEPVSYITGYKEFMSLNFKVKEGVLIPRPDTEILVEKVLENVKDIKSPIIVDVGCGSGAISVSIARYKKDAIVYALDIMDIPLEVTKENSKLNGVEEKVIVLKSDILKGLSKELYGKVDVIVSNPPYIRGEVIPNLMEDVKNYEPYEALYGGEDGLYFYKNITKESMPFLKDNGFIAYEIGHDQGYDVQNILKNSGFYKTLCFKDLAGHDRAVLGWRM; from the coding sequence GTGAAGGTATATGAAGCTTTAAACCTTGCAAAAAGAATGCTTGATAATTCAAGTACGCCTCAGCTTGATGCTGAGGTTCTATTAAGCAATCTATTAGAAAAAGACAGAGTATATTTATATATAAATAGGGATAAGGAACTTTCAGAGGATGTATTAAACAAATTCCTATCAAAGATTGAAAGAAGAAAAAAAGGTGAACCAGTAAGCTATATAACAGGGTATAAGGAGTTTATGTCCCTAAATTTTAAGGTTAAAGAAGGAGTATTAATCCCAAGGCCTGATACTGAAATACTGGTAGAAAAAGTTTTAGAGAATGTAAAAGATATAAAATCTCCAATAATAGTTGATGTAGGGTGTGGAAGTGGGGCAATTTCAGTTAGCATTGCAAGATACAAAAAGGATGCTATAGTTTATGCCCTTGATATAATGGATATACCCCTTGAAGTAACAAAAGAAAATTCAAAATTAAATGGAGTTGAAGAGAAAGTTATTGTTTTAAAGTCAGATATATTAAAAGGTCTTAGCAAAGAACTATATGGTAAGGTTGATGTTATAGTTTCAAATCCTCCATATATTAGAGGCGAAGTAATACCTAATCTTATGGAAGATGTTAAAAATTACGAGCCTTATGAGGCTCTTTATGGAGGAGAGGATGGACTTTATTTTTATAAAAATATTACAAAGGAGTCTATGCCCTTTTTAAAAGATAATGGCTTTATAGCTTACGAGATAGGTCATGACCAAGGATATGATGTTCAAAACATTCTAAAGAACAGTGGATTTTATAAAACTTTATGTTTTAAGGATTTAGCAGGGCATGATAGAGCTGTTTTAGGATGGAGGATGTGA
- a CDS encoding DUF1385 domain-containing protein — protein MPKKTDIGGQAVIEGVMMRGKDKIAVAIRRPDGEIEVKVEDSIPIAKKNKIFSLPIIRGAVSLFDSLAAGLKTLSYSASFYEEEESSFDRFMKKIFGDRADSILMGITMLISFAIAIGLFFILPTYTASLVKKINGNSIIINFLEGIIRLVLFFAYLYFISNMEDIQRVFQYHGAEHKSIYCYENELELTPENAEKFSTLHPRCGTNFLLIVMVVSIFIFSFLGWPNLYYRILSRIILLPLVAGISYEILKYFGRSDSKLIKIFIKPGLLLQKMTTREPDRSQLEVAIKALKAVIYDDNLQKGNDEISEGI, from the coding sequence ATGCCTAAAAAGACAGATATTGGGGGTCAAGCTGTTATTGAGGGAGTTATGATGAGAGGAAAGGATAAAATAGCAGTTGCAATAAGAAGGCCAGATGGGGAAATTGAGGTTAAAGTTGAAGATAGCATACCTATTGCAAAGAAAAATAAGATATTTTCTCTCCCAATAATAAGAGGGGCTGTATCTCTTTTTGACTCTCTTGCAGCAGGGCTGAAAACATTAAGCTATTCTGCATCGTTTTATGAAGAAGAGGAAAGTTCCTTCGATAGATTTATGAAAAAAATCTTTGGCGATAGAGCAGATAGCATTTTGATGGGTATTACTATGTTAATATCCTTTGCAATAGCTATAGGGCTTTTTTTCATACTTCCAACATATACTGCAAGTTTAGTAAAAAAAATTAATGGCAATTCAATTATAATAAACTTTTTAGAAGGGATAATAAGGCTTGTATTATTCTTTGCATATCTTTATTTTATTAGTAATATGGAAGATATACAAAGGGTATTTCAATATCATGGAGCAGAACATAAAAGTATATATTGTTATGAAAATGAGCTTGAATTAACACCTGAAAATGCTGAAAAATTTTCGACTCTTCACCCAAGATGCGGAACCAACTTTTTGCTTATAGTTATGGTTGTAAGCATATTTATATTTAGCTTTCTGGGCTGGCCTAATTTATATTACAGGATATTATCAAGAATTATACTTCTTCCGCTTGTTGCAGGAATATCTTATGAGATATTAAAGTATTTTGGAAGATCCGACAGCAAACTTATAAAAATATTTATAAAACCTGGGCTTTTGCTCCAGAAGATGACAACAAGAGAACCTGACAGATCTCAGCTTGAGGTTGCAATTAAGGCTCTTAAGGCAGTAATTTATGATGATAATTTACAAAAGGGGAATGATGAAATAAGTGAAGGTATATGA
- a CDS encoding DUF3006 domain-containing protein yields MKAVIDRFEGEFAVAVNLNGEVFNINIEKLPKDAKEGDVIIINGKIAIDKEETERLRKRSQKYLELWED; encoded by the coding sequence ATGAAGGCTGTTATAGACAGGTTTGAGGGGGAATTTGCTGTTGCAGTAAATTTGAATGGAGAAGTATTTAATATTAATATTGAAAAGCTTCCAAAAGATGCAAAAGAGGGAGATGTTATAATAATAAATGGTAAAATAGCTATAGATAAAGAAGAAACCGAAAGATTAAGAAAAAGGAGTCAGAAGTATTTAGAATTATGGGAGGACTAA
- a CDS encoding thymidine kinase yields MSKLYFRYGAMNCGKSTNLLQVAYNYEERGMRVIIIKPKTDTKGGNKVVSRLGVTREVDLYLDYYEDIYEIVDKWIKDKGKVDCILVDEVQFFKRDQIDQLFSIAVKMDIPVICYGLRTDFQMKGFEGSERLLLLAHSIEELKTICKCGKKALLNGRKINGQFVFEGKQIAIDKEDNIEYESLCPKCYFNHKEEYEAKKSQKR; encoded by the coding sequence ATGAGCAAGCTCTATTTTAGATATGGTGCAATGAACTGTGGAAAATCAACAAACCTTCTTCAGGTTGCTTACAACTATGAAGAAAGAGGAATGAGGGTTATAATTATAAAGCCAAAGACTGATACTAAGGGTGGAAATAAGGTTGTTTCAAGGCTTGGGGTTACGAGGGAAGTTGATTTGTATCTTGATTATTATGAAGATATATATGAAATAGTTGATAAATGGATTAAGGATAAAGGAAAGGTTGATTGCATATTAGTTGATGAGGTACAGTTTTTTAAAAGAGATCAAATAGATCAGCTTTTTTCAATAGCTGTTAAGATGGATATACCAGTTATATGCTATGGGCTTAGGACTGATTTTCAGATGAAAGGATTTGAGGGAAGTGAAAGGCTTCTCTTGCTTGCGCATAGCATTGAGGAGCTTAAAACTATATGTAAATGTGGCAAAAAAGCACTTTTAAATGGAAGAAAGATAAATGGTCAATTTGTATTTGAAGGAAAACAAATAGCAATAGATAAAGAAGACAATATAGAGTATGAGTCTTTATGTCCAAAGTGCTATTTTAATCATAAAGAAGAATACGAAGCTAAAAAATCTCAAAAGAGGTGA